The proteins below come from a single Eubacterium limosum genomic window:
- a CDS encoding LexA family protein yields MNWNDNVELFIPSNITSAIVNIDGTVETPEPPEYTAETLPRKSRNGRDYIMVTLRDHSMFDRYYKDDILNVCLQETCSDGQDALVLLENGSVRLRRICITEDTIILKPLNTEFYEDETYPKETIQILGVVEGAVRIN; encoded by the coding sequence ATGAATTGGAATGACAATGTAGAACTTTTTATTCCTTCTAACATCACCTCAGCCATCGTCAATATTGACGGCACTGTTGAAACGCCAGAGCCTCCTGAATACACTGCGGAAACCCTGCCCAGGAAAAGCCGGAACGGCCGCGATTATATCATGGTCACTCTGCGTGACCACAGCATGTTTGACCGTTACTATAAAGACGATATTCTAAATGTCTGCCTTCAGGAAACCTGCAGCGATGGCCAGGACGCACTGGTTCTTCTCGAAAATGGAAGCGTGCGGCTGCGCCGGATATGCATTACAGAGGATACGATCATCCTAAAGCCGCTCAACACCGAGTTTTATGAAGATGAGACCTACCCCAAAGAGACTATACAAATTTTAGGCGTTGTGGAAGGCGCCGTCCGTATCAATTAA
- a CDS encoding pirin family protein, translated as MSERKITKTVKGQHAIDGAGVHLVRVLGNNDVQDFDPFLMLDSFDSKNPDDYIKGFPFHPHRGIETVTYLIEGDIEHQDSLGNKGSIKSGQSQWMTAGSGILHQEMPQPSDHMLGLQLWINLPKDEKMADPAYFDITGDMIRIKESDTAVIRVISGEYEGVKGVEPRHIQATLYDVTVKAGKSLTLPTKTEDNVFIFLIQGDAVIEGKNIDEKTAVLFGSGDAITVKAPDGQDSRFVFFSGKRLDEPVAWGGPIVMNTRDELMHAFEELEEGTFIKHKAIR; from the coding sequence ATGTCAGAACGTAAAATAACCAAAACAGTAAAAGGGCAGCACGCCATTGACGGCGCAGGTGTTCATCTGGTAAGAGTATTGGGTAACAATGACGTCCAGGATTTTGATCCTTTTTTAATGTTGGATTCCTTTGATTCAAAAAATCCGGACGATTATATAAAAGGTTTTCCCTTCCATCCCCACAGAGGCATTGAAACGGTCACCTATCTTATCGAAGGAGATATTGAGCATCAGGACAGCCTTGGCAATAAAGGCTCAATCAAATCTGGTCAAAGCCAGTGGATGACTGCGGGAAGTGGTATTCTTCATCAGGAAATGCCACAGCCTTCAGATCACATGCTTGGGCTTCAACTCTGGATTAACCTTCCGAAAGATGAAAAAATGGCCGATCCCGCTTATTTTGATATCACAGGCGACATGATCAGAATAAAGGAAAGTGATACAGCAGTGATCCGTGTGATTTCCGGTGAATATGAAGGTGTCAAAGGCGTAGAACCCCGTCACATTCAGGCAACTCTTTACGATGTTACAGTAAAGGCGGGAAAATCACTTACCCTTCCCACTAAAACGGAAGACAATGTCTTTATTTTCCTGATTCAAGGTGACGCAGTGATCGAAGGGAAAAATATTGATGAAAAGACGGCCGTACTGTTTGGCTCTGGTGATGCCATCACAGTTAAAGCTCCAGATGGACAGGATTCCCGGTTTGTCTTTTTCTCCGGCAAACGTCTTGATGAGCCAGTCGCCTGGGGCGGCCCCATTGTTATGAATACCCGCGATGAGCTTATGCATGCTTTTGAGGAGCTGGAAGAAGGTACCTTTATTAAGCATAAAGCTATCCGTTAA
- a CDS encoding ABC transporter permease: MSTLIKVEILKLKRYDILILGVFTTFGTVMIAVYQAWSMRFYGMDFSGIADFVLWDGLTLLMPFTITLIGGFILKRELTDHTMPAVLMVPVSESKLLAAKLIITAIVTEFLVLFEYIMTIGAAFMLGVGGSITGILLLSYFSKFMLIGITTFIAVLPLFVVTAYFRKGYLGSTIVAFFMGFLGIMAANSPTFVNLWPLTTGLSLIDYRSSGAKYDYYNPIVSTMVLSLVLLFTVIMVRRTGKRKKDF, from the coding sequence ATGAGTACTTTAATAAAGGTAGAAATTCTCAAGCTTAAGCGCTATGATATTTTAATTTTGGGAGTATTTACCACCTTCGGAACTGTGATGATCGCAGTATACCAAGCATGGAGTATGCGTTTTTATGGTATGGATTTTTCTGGGATAGCCGATTTTGTGCTCTGGGATGGGCTGACCCTGTTAATGCCCTTTACAATTACACTCATCGGTGGTTTTATTTTGAAGCGAGAACTCACAGACCACACTATGCCCGCTGTATTGATGGTGCCGGTTTCAGAATCAAAGCTGCTGGCAGCTAAGCTTATTATTACCGCTATTGTCACTGAGTTTTTAGTGCTTTTTGAGTACATCATGACCATTGGCGCGGCTTTTATGCTGGGCGTTGGCGGGAGTATCACAGGTATACTGCTGCTCAGCTATTTTTCTAAATTTATGCTCATCGGGATTACTACTTTCATCGCAGTGCTGCCCCTTTTTGTTGTCACAGCTTATTTTAGAAAAGGGTATCTGGGCAGCACCATCGTGGCTTTTTTTATGGGCTTTCTGGGAATTATGGCAGCAAACAGCCCCACCTTTGTAAATTTGTGGCCGTTGACCACAGGCCTAAGTCTCATTGATTATCGGAGCTCTGGGGCAAAATATGATTATTATAATCCCATCGTTTCCACGATGGTTCTGAGTCTTGTTTTGCTCTTCACTGTGATCATGGTACGCAGGACAGGGAAGCGGAAAAAGGACTTTTAA
- a CDS encoding ABC transporter permease, producing MLRLIQVEFMKIKRQKFIILTLLASLLVPFPWCIVCIRDNLGFQNLFQGMLVYGGLLFLPCVLCIAAATLFYREEDYDTLKNILMVPVSKTSLVLSKMTVLLVLSAVYCFLGLLVCILLSFFLLNSGLSEFRITAVQDTLMLAVFVFLAITPMITIMLLFKKGYIFAVIISFIYAIVSFSLLLIGVKIMFPMMAVFQLVIMQHNLNIERLPQESIEFYHYLMYPTGVSLACLIAVALASIGLAVFIYKRQEV from the coding sequence TTGCTTAGACTGATACAGGTCGAATTTATGAAAATCAAACGGCAGAAATTTATTATTTTGACCCTGCTGGCATCGCTTTTGGTGCCGTTTCCGTGGTGCATAGTGTGTATTCGTGACAACCTGGGCTTTCAAAACCTTTTTCAGGGTATGCTGGTTTACGGAGGTTTGCTGTTTCTGCCATGCGTGCTTTGTATTGCGGCGGCCACTTTGTTTTACAGAGAGGAAGATTATGACACCCTCAAAAATATTTTAATGGTGCCAGTGAGTAAAACCTCTCTTGTTCTATCCAAGATGACAGTACTGCTGGTCTTATCTGCGGTCTACTGTTTTTTAGGGCTGTTGGTCTGCATTCTTCTGAGTTTTTTTCTGCTGAACAGCGGACTGTCAGAGTTCAGAATAACAGCGGTGCAGGATACGCTGATGCTGGCTGTGTTTGTATTTTTGGCCATCACCCCTATGATTACAATCATGCTGCTGTTTAAAAAAGGATATATCTTTGCGGTAATCATATCCTTTATTTACGCCATCGTCAGCTTTTCGCTTCTTTTAATCGGTGTAAAAATTATGTTTCCCATGATGGCGGTTTTTCAGCTTGTTATCATGCAGCATAATTTGAATATCGAAAGACTGCCACAGGAGAGTATTGAATTTTACCATTATCTTATGTATCCAACCGGGGTATCGCTTGCCTGTTTGATTGCAGTAGCTCTGGCCTCGATCGGGCTGGCCGTCTTTATTTATAAACGACAGGAAGTTTAG